The following proteins come from a genomic window of Sphingobium cloacae:
- the gatC gene encoding Asp-tRNA(Asn)/Glu-tRNA(Gln) amidotransferase subunit GatC, translating to MSIDLQTVKKIASLSRISVTDAEAEAMVPELNNILRWVEQLGEVDVTGVQPMTAVIPNHQRLREDAVTDGDVRDKVLANAPQAEHGFFAVPKVIE from the coding sequence ATGTCGATAGACCTGCAAACCGTCAAGAAGATCGCCAGCCTTTCGCGCATTTCGGTGACCGATGCCGAAGCGGAGGCCATGGTGCCCGAACTCAACAACATCCTGCGCTGGGTGGAGCAACTGGGCGAGGTGGACGTGACCGGCGTTCAGCCGATGACCGCCGTCATCCCCAACCACCAGCGCCTGCGCGAGGACGCCGTGACCGACGGCGACGTGCGCGACAAGGTGCTGGCGAACGCGCCCCAGGCGGAACATGGCTTCTTCGCGGTGCCCAAGGTGATAGAGTGA